Proteins found in one Lysinibacillus fusiformis genomic segment:
- a CDS encoding ABC transporter permease produces the protein MRAFNAELSKLFSLPSIWLAFLIGAFAPAVIAALDSTAQKEKIIAGVSTRLSEVGYIGLGLGVQGVIILGVLAVSSEYLTESSESGGGNQITTSLTVVSSRFHFLLAKASAVTVISILLSVVAILTTVSATNLILGEYAPAFEASRLIGAVCYWIFTALLAFGITVLTKNGIIPLAVLIINSSVVTVSYLLAKVTKLAFYLPDKAGVDMFMFTSDSFHTPFKGGLIMFAWVAVLFIVAAIVFHRRDVTS, from the coding sequence ATGAGAGCATTTAACGCGGAACTATCTAAATTGTTCTCCCTGCCAAGTATTTGGCTTGCCTTTCTTATTGGAGCATTTGCCCCAGCGGTCATTGCTGCCTTGGACAGTACAGCACAAAAAGAGAAGATTATAGCTGGAGTTAGCACACGTCTATCGGAAGTTGGCTATATTGGTTTAGGTCTTGGTGTACAAGGTGTCATTATTCTTGGTGTGCTTGCTGTCAGCAGTGAGTATTTGACAGAGAGCAGTGAATCTGGTGGAGGGAATCAGATTACAACGAGTTTAACTGTTGTTTCATCCCGTTTCCACTTTTTGCTAGCAAAAGCAAGTGCAGTGACAGTGATCAGCATACTGCTTTCCGTTGTTGCTATTCTAACAACTGTGTCAGCAACAAATCTTATTCTTGGTGAATACGCCCCTGCATTTGAAGCATCTAGACTGATCGGCGCGGTTTGTTACTGGATATTTACTGCTCTTTTAGCATTTGGGATTACGGTTCTAACTAAGAATGGCATTATCCCGCTTGCTGTGCTCATAATAAATTCATCAGTTGTTACAGTCTCTTACCTCCTTGCTAAGGTTACAAAATTAGCGTTTTACTTACCAGATAAGGCTGGCGTTGATATGTTTATGTTTACGAGCGACAGTTTTCACACCCCATTCAAAGGTGGTTTAATCATGTTTGCTTGGGTAGCTGTTCTTTTCATTGTCGCAGCCATTGTATTCCATAGGAGGGACGTTACATCATGA
- a CDS encoding ABC transporter substrate-binding protein, which translates to MKKLLAKRIILWAGVLSLLLILSACSSSNGNVSDEKVEDSQETVQSDESKEESATTVQYTTITGEQVEIPADPKRVVYLGSTLGDFLVMDIPIIGSNLIHATGKFYEGKTEGIIDVGNPGDLELILSLKPDLIINGYYKGDSNQSEAFAKIAPTVPFNSALPYKERIIEIGNIFGQQEEAAGWIAKFEAQSQKMWDKIQLAEGETATVFLQLGKTFYVMGNRSLGAIIYEEQGFVIPPAVQENIIDEEQTFLAISEELLPEYAGDHLFVLILDNEESQTEANRMLESRLWGTLPAVQKGNVYTASADWNTDDLLALGQLLEELPQWMQRQ; encoded by the coding sequence GTGAAGAAATTACTTGCAAAGCGAATTATATTATGGGCAGGGGTGTTATCCCTGCTGTTGATATTATCGGCATGCAGCAGCTCTAATGGAAACGTGTCTGATGAGAAGGTAGAGGATAGTCAGGAAACAGTTCAATCTGATGAGTCAAAAGAGGAAAGTGCGACAACTGTTCAATATACAACAATTACAGGTGAACAGGTTGAAATACCTGCAGATCCAAAACGAGTGGTTTATTTGGGTTCGACGCTTGGCGATTTCTTGGTGATGGATATTCCAATTATTGGTAGTAATCTTATCCATGCTACCGGTAAATTCTATGAAGGTAAAACGGAAGGAATAATTGATGTTGGAAATCCTGGTGATTTAGAGTTGATTCTGTCTTTAAAACCCGACTTGATAATTAATGGTTATTACAAGGGGGATTCAAACCAAAGTGAGGCATTTGCGAAAATTGCTCCTACTGTTCCGTTCAACTCAGCGCTTCCTTATAAAGAACGTATAATTGAGATTGGAAATATCTTTGGACAACAGGAGGAGGCAGCTGGGTGGATAGCTAAATTTGAAGCACAGTCGCAAAAAATGTGGGATAAGATTCAATTGGCAGAAGGGGAGACAGCAACAGTTTTCTTACAGTTAGGTAAAACGTTTTATGTTATGGGCAATCGTTCACTTGGTGCTATTATTTATGAAGAGCAAGGATTTGTCATCCCACCCGCTGTACAGGAGAATATTATTGATGAAGAGCAGACTTTCCTTGCGATTTCAGAAGAGTTGCTTCCAGAGTATGCTGGTGATCATTTGTTTGTACTTATACTCGATAATGAAGAAAGTCAAACAGAAGCTAATCGAATGCTAGAAAGCCGACTATGGGGGACTCTGCCTGCAGTTCAAAAGGGAAATGTGTATACTGCATCTGCCGATTGGAATACAGATGACTTGTTAGCTTTGGGGCAATTGCTTGAAGAGTTGCCACAATGGATGCAACGGCAGTAA
- a CDS encoding sensor histidine kinase, with protein MKQNRSLFRRFLKVHFLFIFFPLLVLIFFTAFVPVSNEIEMNMLNLFYFTVLLFGFIIVAFVVSSWLFFLRLRKRLTRLQEVMSFSANNNSFPKSISVQTDRMDEIDQLGSSFNWMIQQLEYSRKREYEEELLRHRLIANLSHDLRTPLTILRGHITRLNKKSMSFEEQDSLAEMNHTITRVGDLMDDLLSYTLLTSGKHPFHPTSTDIVRLVRASVAEWYPAFEEKEIQLDVDLPTEKTFYWEADPKWMTRVLDNLFQNILRHAAEGEYTNIVVDVEKELIIVADRGPGMDNSSYEGGAGIGLSASNYMLKKMKLKADFTSNENGTRVAIGRVNLKLTKK; from the coding sequence ATGAAACAGAATAGATCATTATTTCGTCGTTTTCTAAAAGTCCATTTTCTATTTATCTTTTTTCCTCTTCTTGTGCTTATTTTCTTCACTGCGTTCGTTCCTGTTAGCAATGAAATAGAAATGAATATGTTAAATCTGTTTTACTTTACCGTACTTTTGTTTGGCTTTATTATTGTCGCATTTGTTGTAAGTTCTTGGCTGTTCTTCTTGAGACTTCGTAAACGTCTCACCCGCTTACAGGAAGTCATGTCATTTTCAGCTAATAATAATTCATTTCCTAAATCAATATCTGTTCAAACGGATCGTATGGATGAAATAGACCAGTTAGGAAGTTCTTTTAATTGGATGATTCAGCAGCTTGAATACAGTCGCAAGCGAGAATATGAAGAGGAATTATTACGCCATCGACTCATTGCGAATTTATCTCACGACTTACGAACGCCACTTACCATTTTGAGAGGACATATCACCAGATTAAATAAAAAATCAATGAGTTTTGAAGAGCAAGACTCATTAGCAGAGATGAACCATACAATTACAAGAGTCGGAGATCTAATGGATGATTTACTTTCCTATACATTACTTACATCAGGGAAACATCCTTTTCATCCCACTTCAACAGATATTGTACGATTAGTAAGAGCATCTGTCGCTGAGTGGTATCCTGCATTTGAAGAAAAAGAAATTCAGTTAGATGTTGATTTACCAACAGAGAAGACTTTTTATTGGGAAGCAGATCCTAAATGGATGACACGAGTTCTGGATAATTTATTTCAGAATATTCTTCGCCATGCAGCAGAGGGAGAATATACAAACATTGTGGTTGATGTAGAAAAAGAACTGATCATTGTTGCAGACAGAGGTCCAGGTATGGATAACTCTTCCTACGAGGGTGGGGCGGGGATTGGTTTATCGGCTTCAAATTATATGTTAAAAAAAATGAAGCTGAAAGCTGACTTTACATCAAATGAAAATGGTACAAGAGTAGCTATTGGTAGAGTTAACCTAAAGTTAACCAAGAAGTAA
- a CDS encoding AraC family transcriptional regulator, translating to MNLASLFIRLQHYDRFQVDQMMPAISHNEEINYNETNLCTLLIAHSHGIRLYIDKIAIDLQQGSCILISPVQSYTVESSNKEAQLVRFTFETFKVEGMTLNPIAHPPLLCGYPYRLLFSQVKRVLGNEAWMRNPFCSSLSALEMAMMQSRLQLILSMMTQLDQQPAHFQNEEKLKMIQKTVQYMEQHYDEDLTVEQLANMAGMVRWQYSQQFKILTGKKPTDYLAHLRINQAKELLCNSAEPLRKISRQIGFKDESYFSRCFHKLTGNTPREYANIHLHNQQKTVVDSLGREIHVPKDATRIVTAGTDTLGELLVLGISPLGAAISIMKNQVIYHNKLRNIHNIGYWADPEKISELQPELLLVSNYRAQDLQELDAIAPTVILNSKFRLFERLRYIAKLVERSKEAEKWITTYEDKVRLVRRELADAYVTGETATVYLKLGEKLYIMGQNGLAATLYESLGFRPSAKVKHLIEKGQAWIEIQQHQMNHYVGDHNFILVSPQELQTATHCPQIATITTLTPGKNHFMDATWNYDDPITRGRLLEVLPYIFKKKTM from the coding sequence ATGAATCTAGCGTCGCTGTTTATTAGGCTACAACATTATGATCGGTTTCAAGTTGACCAAATGATGCCGGCGATTAGCCATAATGAGGAAATAAACTACAATGAAACAAATTTATGCACATTATTGATAGCACATAGCCATGGCATACGGCTATATATAGACAAAATTGCAATCGATCTGCAACAAGGGAGCTGCATTTTAATTTCCCCTGTACAGAGTTACACTGTGGAATCAAGTAACAAAGAGGCACAGCTTGTGCGGTTTACCTTTGAAACCTTTAAAGTAGAAGGAATGACTTTAAATCCCATTGCACATCCTCCCTTACTTTGTGGTTATCCCTATAGACTGTTATTTTCTCAAGTTAAGCGAGTATTAGGGAATGAAGCATGGATGAGGAATCCGTTCTGTTCCTCACTGTCCGCATTAGAAATGGCTATGATGCAAAGTAGACTTCAGCTTATTCTAAGTATGATGACCCAGCTAGATCAGCAACCTGCCCATTTTCAGAACGAAGAAAAGCTAAAAATGATACAAAAGACTGTACAGTATATGGAACAGCATTATGATGAAGACTTGACAGTAGAACAACTAGCTAACATGGCGGGAATGGTTAGATGGCAATATAGTCAACAGTTTAAAATATTAACTGGCAAAAAGCCAACTGATTATTTGGCCCATTTACGTATAAATCAGGCTAAAGAGCTGCTGTGTAATTCTGCCGAGCCATTAAGAAAAATATCTCGGCAAATTGGGTTTAAGGATGAATCTTATTTCAGCCGGTGCTTTCATAAATTAACTGGAAACACTCCGCGTGAATATGCGAATATCCATCTTCATAATCAGCAAAAGACAGTTGTTGATTCACTTGGCAGAGAGATTCATGTCCCTAAGGATGCAACACGTATTGTAACTGCCGGAACAGACACACTTGGAGAATTACTCGTTCTAGGCATATCCCCTTTAGGAGCGGCCATCTCTATCATGAAAAATCAAGTGATTTATCACAATAAGTTGCGAAATATCCATAATATCGGGTATTGGGCAGATCCAGAAAAAATATCAGAACTGCAGCCTGAGTTATTATTGGTTAGCAATTATCGAGCACAGGATTTACAGGAACTGGATGCGATTGCTCCTACTGTTATACTGAACAGTAAATTTAGATTATTTGAGCGGTTACGGTATATCGCTAAACTAGTTGAACGTAGTAAAGAGGCGGAAAAGTGGATTACTACATATGAGGACAAAGTAAGATTGGTACGTAGGGAATTAGCCGATGCTTATGTTACTGGGGAGACGGCTACTGTTTATCTCAAGTTAGGTGAAAAACTTTATATTATGGGCCAGAACGGATTGGCTGCAACCTTGTATGAATCGCTTGGTTTTCGTCCCTCTGCCAAAGTAAAGCACTTAATCGAGAAAGGGCAAGCATGGATAGAAATTCAGCAGCATCAAATGAATCATTATGTTGGAGATCATAATTTCATCTTGGTTTCTCCACAAGAATTGCAAACAGCCACTCATTGTCCACAGATTGCGACTATCACCACGTTAACTCCTGGTAAAAATCACTTTATGGATGCTACATGGAATTATGATGATCCCATTACACGTGGACGATTGTTAGAGGTATTGCCGTATAT
- a CDS encoding ABC transporter ATP-binding protein: MLTINNLVKHRGTQEILSGISFKARPGRVTGFLGPNGAGKSSTLRILLGLDRATSGSALINGKPFAELHNPLVTVGAALDGFGAHRMRTGRAHLRWIARASGLSRSRVEEVLEIVGLTNVAGKIIGNYSLGMGRRLGMAAALLGDPKILVLDEPVNGLDPEGIRWIRTFLRERAESGNTVLLSSHLMGELEETVDDVVIINHGKIVANGTLKEVIGNHSTLEEAFFALTSKNAGDVV, translated from the coding sequence TTGCTTACGATAAATAACTTAGTCAAACATCGCGGAACTCAAGAAATCTTATCAGGTATCAGTTTTAAAGCTAGACCAGGTAGAGTAACCGGTTTTTTAGGTCCGAATGGGGCAGGTAAAAGTTCTACACTTCGCATCCTGCTTGGATTAGATCGTGCCACCTCAGGGAGTGCACTAATTAATGGAAAGCCATTCGCAGAATTACATAATCCTCTAGTAACAGTAGGTGCCGCACTTGATGGATTTGGAGCTCATCGTATGCGAACAGGACGAGCACATCTGCGTTGGATTGCTCGTGCCTCAGGATTATCTCGCTCACGTGTCGAGGAAGTTTTGGAAATAGTAGGTCTTACGAATGTAGCTGGTAAAATAATTGGAAATTATTCCCTAGGTATGGGAAGAAGACTTGGAATGGCAGCTGCACTACTTGGTGATCCAAAAATATTGGTTTTAGATGAACCTGTAAACGGGCTCGACCCAGAAGGAATTCGTTGGATTCGGACATTTTTACGTGAACGCGCTGAGTCTGGAAACACGGTGTTACTATCCAGTCATCTAATGGGAGAGCTTGAAGAGACTGTTGATGATGTGGTGATTATTAATCATGGAAAAATCGTTGCGAATGGAACATTGAAAGAAGTAATAGGTAATCATTCCACGCTGGAGGAAGCTTTTTTTGCCCTGACATCTAAAAATGCAGGTGATGTTGTATGA
- a CDS encoding CPBP family intramembrane glutamic endopeptidase: MESQLRVESKVKNNDVIAMIGFLLIFYLVWTIKELWLIDYIYSFGEIISPLLEALVKGFVWIVPTWLYIKYYLHTNPFDYLRVNVNVKKGLFWGVVLSLLVGLYFAFETYIINQQSFQFSLSIDDYLNGFLMAGLAEEIVFRGLILQEINKKMAFWKANIVTALLFLVIHYPIWIYNDGFYDFFIAGTHIYVFAIGLLFGFVYKKTGSLWSVVLLHALHNFFVTII, from the coding sequence ATGGAATCGCAATTAAGGGTTGAAAGTAAAGTGAAAAATAATGATGTAATAGCAATGATAGGGTTTCTACTCATATTTTATTTGGTATGGACAATTAAAGAATTATGGTTAATTGACTACATTTATTCATTCGGTGAAATAATCTCCCCATTATTAGAGGCGTTGGTTAAGGGGTTCGTATGGATTGTTCCAACTTGGTTATACATAAAATATTATTTACATACTAACCCATTTGACTACTTAAGAGTAAACGTTAATGTTAAAAAAGGTTTATTTTGGGGAGTAGTTCTTTCACTGTTAGTTGGCTTATATTTTGCTTTTGAAACATATATCATTAATCAGCAATCATTTCAATTTTCATTATCCATTGATGATTACCTTAATGGTTTTCTTATGGCAGGGTTAGCCGAAGAAATTGTTTTCAGGGGATTAATTTTACAAGAAATCAATAAAAAAATGGCTTTTTGGAAAGCAAATATTGTAACTGCTTTACTATTTTTGGTCATTCACTACCCAATTTGGATTTACAATGATGGATTCTATGATTTCTTTATAGCTGGGACCCATATATATGTTTTTGCAATAGGTTTACTTTTTGGTTTTGTCTATAAAAAGACAGGTTCATTATGGTCGGTTGTGTTGTTGCACGCGTTGCATAATTTTTTTGTTACTATTATTTAG
- a CDS encoding ABC transporter permease → MSVSSSRKITLILGAELEKLVTLPLVWLTLMGTFILNLVLAAAFTSAGLQGAAGTQSILKIGLASMGYLQAGFIILGILATCSEYTGGQIRTTLTTIPWRGFQLFTKHLALAIVTIPMAFIIAASGVLYAFIMMKDTALVIEIDAMIKTLVGATSYLTLTTLLSAAIGALLRRTTPALVVLLGHYFIVSPLLKDFLPSIKNYFPDTAGYYMFMPPSSDEINVLTPMQGTGVSMLWTLIIITVAIVFFRKRDA, encoded by the coding sequence ATGAGTGTCTCTTCTAGTAGAAAGATAACACTAATCCTTGGAGCTGAACTGGAAAAATTAGTTACATTACCATTGGTATGGCTCACTCTTATGGGGACATTCATTCTAAATTTAGTTTTAGCAGCAGCTTTTACTTCTGCTGGTCTACAAGGGGCAGCAGGAACGCAAAGTATACTGAAAATAGGACTTGCTTCTATGGGATATCTTCAAGCAGGGTTCATTATTCTAGGTATCTTAGCTACTTGTTCAGAGTATACGGGTGGACAGATTCGAACTACTTTAACTACGATCCCTTGGCGAGGGTTTCAACTATTCACGAAGCATTTAGCTTTGGCAATTGTAACCATTCCTATGGCGTTTATTATTGCTGCATCAGGTGTACTATATGCTTTTATTATGATGAAAGACACAGCATTAGTGATTGAAATAGACGCTATGATAAAAACTTTAGTAGGTGCAACCAGCTATCTAACATTAACCACCCTTCTCAGTGCAGCTATAGGTGCTCTACTCAGACGAACCACTCCTGCTTTAGTGGTACTGCTTGGTCATTATTTCATTGTCAGTCCATTATTGAAAGATTTTTTACCCAGTATTAAAAATTATTTTCCGGATACGGCAGGATATTATATGTTTATGCCGCCTTCCTCTGATGAAATAAATGTCCTTACACCAATGCAAGGGACAGGTGTTTCAATGTTATGGACACTGATTATTATTACAGTAGCTATTGTATTTTTCCGTAAACGAGATGCCTAA